The proteins below come from a single Edaphobacter acidisoli genomic window:
- a CDS encoding replication-associated recombination protein A, translating to MSLFDASPVAKAAGVSRQTPLAERMRPRTLDEYVGQEHLLAPGKPLRLAIEGDDPTSMIFWGPPGTGKTTLAKIIAHMTQASFIEFSAVLSGIKEIKQVMAEAEKAAGYGSRTILFVDEIHRFNKAQQDAFLPYVERGTIRLIGATTENPSFEIIAALLSRCRVYTLQPLTEEQIVSLLVRALHDSERGLGASGIDADDEALATIAAYASGDARNALNALDVAAKLAQGRGEKRITKTLAAEALQRRVLLYDKQGEQHYDIISALHKSVRNSDPDAALYWMGRMLEAGEDPMYVARRVVRMAVEDIGLAAPEALNLCLSAKDAMHFLGHPEGELALAQAVVYLALAPKSNAVYTAYGAVQADIEATAAEPVPLHLRNAPTKLMKELDYAKGYQYAHDVEGKVADMECLPHSLAGRRYYLPTGEGREKLLAQRMDEIARIKKSKR from the coding sequence ATGAGTTTGTTCGATGCTTCGCCGGTTGCGAAGGCGGCTGGTGTTTCGCGGCAGACTCCGCTGGCGGAGCGGATGCGACCGAGGACGCTCGATGAGTATGTGGGGCAGGAGCATCTGCTTGCGCCGGGCAAGCCGCTGCGGCTGGCGATTGAGGGCGATGATCCTACGTCGATGATCTTCTGGGGGCCTCCGGGGACGGGCAAAACTACGCTTGCGAAAATCATCGCCCACATGACGCAGGCGAGCTTCATTGAGTTTTCGGCCGTGCTGTCTGGCATTAAGGAGATCAAGCAGGTGATGGCTGAGGCCGAGAAGGCCGCAGGCTATGGCTCGCGCACGATTTTATTTGTCGATGAGATTCATCGGTTCAACAAGGCGCAGCAGGATGCGTTTCTGCCGTATGTGGAGCGCGGGACGATTCGGCTGATTGGTGCGACGACGGAGAATCCTTCGTTTGAGATTATTGCCGCGCTGCTTTCGCGGTGTCGTGTTTATACGCTGCAGCCGTTGACGGAGGAGCAGATTGTTTCGCTGCTCGTGCGTGCGCTGCATGACAGCGAGCGCGGGCTTGGTGCTTCGGGGATTGATGCGGATGATGAGGCGCTGGCTACGATTGCGGCCTACGCCAGCGGCGATGCGCGCAATGCTCTGAATGCGCTGGATGTTGCGGCGAAGCTGGCGCAAGGGCGCGGCGAGAAGCGGATTACGAAGACGCTGGCTGCAGAGGCTTTGCAGCGGAGGGTGCTGCTCTATGACAAGCAGGGCGAGCAGCACTATGACATCATCTCGGCGCTGCATAAGAGCGTGCGGAACTCGGACCCGGATGCTGCGCTGTATTGGATGGGGCGGATGCTGGAGGCGGGCGAGGACCCGATGTATGTCGCGCGGCGTGTGGTGCGGATGGCGGTTGAGGACATTGGGCTGGCTGCTCCTGAGGCGCTGAATCTTTGCCTGAGCGCGAAGGATGCGATGCACTTTCTGGGGCATCCGGAGGGTGAGTTGGCGTTGGCGCAGGCGGTGGTTTATCTGGCACTCGCGCCGAAGTCGAATGCGGTTTACACCGCCTATGGCGCGGTGCAGGCGGACATTGAGGCTACGGCAGCGGAGCCGGTGCCGCTGCATCTGAGGAATGCTCCGACGAAGCTGATGAAGGAGCTGGACTACGCCAAAGGCTATCAGTATGCGCATGATGTTGAGGGGAAGGTCGCGGACATGGAGTGTCTGCCGCATTCGCTGGCCGGGCGGCGGTACTATCTTCCGACTGGCGAGGGTCGAGAGAAGCTGCTGGCGCAGCGGATGGATGAGATTGCGCGGATTAAGAAGAGTAAGCGCTGA
- a CDS encoding YybH family protein: protein MTTPNQDEQQIRAVIDTWAKATFEGNLDALLNLMTEDVTFLIPGRPPMHRTEFISAFQSMVRSVQALSRSTVQEITVKGDLALCWNYIEVDIVPIFSGTTTKRAGNTLTAFRRGPDNQWRVWRDANLVTAV, encoded by the coding sequence ATGACCACTCCCAATCAAGACGAGCAGCAAATCCGAGCCGTCATCGACACCTGGGCCAAAGCCACATTCGAGGGCAACCTCGACGCCCTGCTGAACTTGATGACCGAAGACGTCACCTTCCTCATCCCCGGAAGACCACCCATGCACCGCACTGAATTCATCAGCGCGTTCCAATCCATGGTCCGCTCCGTTCAAGCCCTGTCCCGCTCCACGGTACAGGAGATCACCGTGAAGGGCGACCTCGCACTCTGCTGGAACTACATCGAAGTCGATATCGTGCCCATTTTCAGCGGTACAACAACGAAGCGCGCAGGCAACACCCTCACCGCCTTCCGCCGCGGCCCCGACAACCAGTGGCGCGTCTGGCGCGACGCCAACCTCGTCACCGCCGTCTAA
- a CDS encoding protein-disulfide reductase DsbD family protein has translation MRRLQTLFLLALCALLPSAPAIAQIQVVGDGGPGPAKSQHLTVELISAANQIAPGGTVQAGLHFTLDSHWHVYWQNAGDSGEPPKITWTLPQGITAAPMQFSIPTRLPLGPLMDFGYENSVTFPIQITAAPDAKPGHIHLDAKVDWLVCREVCIPGKAHLGLDLNVVPGAAPAAPTGDLAQALSLIPRPPPSGTRFTITGGKSDFVLTLTGRTANNAEFYPFDQEQIANAAPQTVEAVPGGVRLRVPRAPELTKLPATLHGVLKLSPTEAYDVTAPVTPGEVPVVAKKSSTSTLAAIGLAFLGGIILNLMPCVFPVLFLKGLALVQSSGEERSRLRRHGLVYTLGILVSFWIIVAVLLALRSGGSQAGWGFQLQSPTFVALLASGIFFFTLSLAGQFELGLSLTSVGGDLAQKPGYTGSFFTGVLATVVATPCTAPLMGAAIGFALAQSTGVTFAVFTALALGLATPYLALSFQPAWTRVLPRPGPWMETLKHLTAVPLFGTAIWLAWVYGYLYSGEGGVGVPGVDHAVHLLWCFLVLAIAGWVLGKWPARWKSAIAAIIIAAIALAIPLYQPKDTTLTWQPYSQQSLDQARVQGHPVFIDFTAAWCLSCQVNERLVLKSAEVQREFRKGNVTLLKADWTHYDPAITSELASINRSGVPTYVIYPASKDADADVLPELLTKQIVLDALKKDVHP, from the coding sequence ATGCGCCGTCTCCAAACACTCTTCCTGCTCGCACTCTGCGCACTCCTGCCCAGCGCACCAGCCATCGCGCAGATTCAAGTCGTCGGCGACGGAGGCCCCGGCCCCGCGAAGTCGCAGCATCTCACCGTCGAACTCATCTCCGCTGCAAATCAGATTGCCCCCGGCGGCACAGTTCAGGCCGGCCTGCACTTCACCCTCGACAGCCACTGGCACGTCTACTGGCAAAACGCAGGCGACTCCGGCGAGCCGCCAAAAATTACATGGACGCTGCCGCAAGGCATCACCGCCGCGCCGATGCAATTTTCCATCCCCACGCGCCTACCGCTCGGCCCGCTGATGGACTTCGGCTACGAGAACAGCGTCACCTTCCCCATACAAATCACCGCCGCGCCAGACGCCAAACCCGGCCACATCCACCTCGACGCAAAAGTCGACTGGCTCGTCTGCCGTGAGGTCTGCATCCCCGGCAAAGCCCATCTCGGCCTCGACCTCAACGTAGTCCCCGGAGCCGCACCCGCCGCGCCCACAGGCGACCTCGCACAAGCCCTCAGCCTCATCCCTAGGCCACCACCGTCCGGCACGCGCTTCACCATCACCGGCGGCAAATCCGACTTCGTCCTCACCCTCACCGGCCGCACTGCGAACAACGCCGAGTTCTATCCCTTCGACCAGGAGCAAATCGCCAACGCCGCGCCCCAAACAGTCGAAGCAGTCCCCGGCGGCGTACGCCTCCGCGTCCCACGCGCGCCAGAGCTGACGAAGCTCCCCGCCACACTCCACGGCGTCCTCAAACTCAGCCCCACCGAAGCCTACGACGTCACCGCGCCCGTCACACCCGGCGAAGTCCCGGTCGTCGCGAAGAAGTCCTCAACGTCCACACTCGCAGCCATCGGCCTCGCCTTCCTCGGCGGCATCATCCTCAACCTGATGCCCTGCGTCTTCCCGGTGCTCTTCCTCAAGGGCCTCGCGCTGGTGCAGTCCTCCGGTGAAGAGCGCAGCCGTCTCCGCCGCCACGGCCTCGTCTACACGCTCGGCATCCTCGTCTCCTTCTGGATCATCGTCGCCGTGCTGCTCGCGCTGCGCTCCGGCGGCAGCCAGGCAGGATGGGGCTTCCAGCTCCAATCCCCCACCTTCGTCGCGCTGCTCGCCTCCGGCATCTTCTTCTTCACACTCTCGCTCGCCGGACAATTCGAGCTCGGCCTCTCGCTCACCAGCGTCGGCGGAGACCTCGCCCAAAAACCCGGCTATACCGGCAGCTTCTTTACCGGAGTCCTCGCCACCGTCGTAGCCACCCCCTGCACCGCCCCGCTCATGGGCGCAGCCATCGGCTTCGCGCTCGCCCAGTCCACCGGAGTCACCTTCGCCGTCTTCACCGCACTCGCCCTCGGACTCGCCACACCCTACCTCGCACTCAGCTTCCAGCCCGCATGGACGCGCGTGCTCCCACGCCCCGGTCCGTGGATGGAGACGCTCAAACACCTCACCGCCGTGCCGCTCTTCGGCACCGCCATCTGGCTCGCGTGGGTCTACGGCTACCTCTACTCCGGCGAAGGCGGAGTCGGCGTCCCCGGCGTCGATCACGCCGTCCACCTCCTCTGGTGCTTCCTCGTGCTCGCCATCGCCGGCTGGGTCCTCGGCAAGTGGCCCGCACGCTGGAAGAGCGCCATCGCCGCCATCATCATCGCCGCCATCGCGCTCGCAATCCCGCTCTACCAACCCAAAGACACCACGCTCACCTGGCAGCCCTACTCACAGCAATCGCTCGACCAGGCCCGCGTCCAAGGCCATCCGGTCTTCATCGACTTCACCGCCGCATGGTGCCTCAGTTGCCAGGTCAACGAGCGCCTCGTCCTCAAGTCCGCTGAAGTCCAGCGCGAATTCCGCAAGGGCAACGTCACGCTCCTCAAAGCCGACTGGACGCACTACGACCCCGCAATCACCAGCGAGCTTGCCTCGATCAACCGCAGCGGCGTCCCCACCTACGTCATCTACCCCGCAAGTAAAGACGCCGACGCCGATGTGCTCCCAGAGCTCCTGACAAAACAAATCGTGCTCGACGCTCTAAAAAAAGACGTGCACCCATGA
- a CDS encoding CoA-binding protein, with protein sequence MNESETIRTMLGTPPRTIAVIGLSANPAKPSHYVPEYMQRHGYRILPVNPTVDEVLGEKSYASLSDLPIKPDIVNVFRLPQYIPAIVEEMLQLGLQNLWVQLGILNREAAARAEAGGIHVVMDHCIMVEHRHLSSL encoded by the coding sequence ATGAACGAATCCGAAACCATCCGCACCATGCTCGGCACACCGCCTCGCACCATCGCCGTCATCGGTCTCTCGGCAAACCCAGCCAAGCCCAGCCACTACGTCCCCGAATACATGCAGCGTCACGGCTACCGCATTCTTCCGGTCAACCCGACCGTAGACGAAGTGCTCGGCGAAAAATCCTACGCCTCGCTCTCCGATCTTCCCATCAAGCCCGACATCGTCAACGTCTTCCGCCTTCCGCAATACATTCCCGCCATCGTCGAAGAGATGCTCCAGCTCGGCCTCCAAAACCTCTGGGTGCAACTCGGCATCCTCAACCGTGAAGCAGCCGCACGAGCCGAAGCCGGAGGAATCCACGTCGTCATGGACCACTGCATCATGGTCGAACACCGCCATCTCAGCAGCCTGTAA
- a CDS encoding DinB family protein: MLGKANRTDQSQRSVDALKPLREQLVALLRGGHAHVTFDDAIANVPEEQRGVAPKGLEHSAWQILEHLRIAQRDILDFSVPPTGGYQPMQWPDDYWPKSPVPQGPRAWEQSIAAIRKDQETFESLILNPDADLYKPFRWGEGQNLLREALLIADHNAYHLGELIFLRRLLGIWNK, translated from the coding sequence ATGCTCGGCAAAGCCAACCGCACCGACCAATCGCAGCGCTCTGTAGACGCACTGAAGCCGTTACGCGAGCAGCTAGTAGCCCTCTTGCGCGGCGGCCACGCGCACGTCACCTTCGACGACGCGATTGCAAATGTGCCGGAAGAGCAGCGCGGCGTTGCCCCGAAGGGCCTCGAGCACTCCGCCTGGCAGATACTCGAGCACCTCCGCATCGCCCAGCGCGACATCCTCGACTTCTCCGTGCCGCCCACCGGAGGTTACCAGCCCATGCAATGGCCCGACGATTACTGGCCCAAATCGCCAGTTCCGCAGGGGCCGCGCGCATGGGAGCAATCCATCGCAGCCATCCGCAAAGATCAGGAGACCTTCGAATCGCTCATCCTCAACCCTGACGCCGATCTTTACAAGCCTTTCCGCTGGGGTGAAGGGCAGAACCTTCTACGCGAAGCGCTCCTCATTGCCGACCACAACGCATACCATCTCGGCGAGCTCATCTTCCTTCGCCGCCTCCTCGGCATCTGGAACAAGTAG
- the prfB gene encoding peptide chain release factor 2 (programmed frameshift): MLSDLEYSYSPVREKVRDLREYLDSARLRRELAAIEEKTADPTIWADPARSQPLMRERKRIETLLADDTELARRTDDIEAYFELAKEGEDTEADLAREIPALLAFTENLEEKTMLSGESDPLNAIVVVHPGAGGTESQDWAEMLMRMYIRWGERQNFKVEINEVQDGDEAGIKSATFTISGEYAFGLLSGETGVHRLVRISPFDSAKRRHTSFASVFVSPEIDDTIVIDIKPDDLRIDTYRSGGKGGQHVNTTDSAVRITHLPTGLVAGCQNERSQHKNKEKAMKLLRSRLYEYELEKKRAVSKKLEDSKLDIKFGSQIRSYVLQPYRMAKDLRTRVEVGDVDRVLDGDLEPFIRGYLKMRREGNLPAEMAEEDLA, from the exons ATGCTTAGTGATCTCGAATACTCTTACTCCCCGGTCCGCGAGAAAGTGCGCGATCTGCGGGAGTATCTT GACTCCGCCCGCCTTCGCCGTGAACTAGCTGCTATTGAAGAAAAGACAGCCGACCCCACCATCTGGGCCGACCCCGCACGCTCGCAGCCACTCATGCGCGAGCGCAAGCGCATCGAAACACTGCTGGCCGATGACACCGAACTCGCCCGCCGCACCGACGACATCGAAGCCTACTTCGAGCTCGCCAAAGAAGGCGAAGACACCGAAGCCGACCTCGCCCGCGAGATTCCCGCGCTGCTCGCATTCACCGAAAACCTCGAAGAAAAAACCATGCTTTCTGGCGAAAGCGACCCACTCAATGCCATCGTCGTCGTTCACCCAGGTGCAGGGGGCACCGAGTCACAGGATTGGGCTGAGATGCTCATGCGCATGTACATCCGCTGGGGCGAGCGCCAGAACTTCAAGGTCGAGATCAACGAAGTGCAGGATGGCGACGAAGCTGGCATCAAGTCCGCAACCTTCACCATCTCGGGCGAATACGCCTTCGGCCTGCTCTCCGGCGAAACCGGCGTCCATCGCCTCGTGCGTATCTCGCCATTCGACTCCGCCAAGCGCCGCCACACCAGCTTCGCCTCGGTCTTCGTCTCACCAGAGATCGACGATACGATCGTCATCGACATCAAGCCCGATGACCTCCGCATCGACACCTATCGCTCCGGCGGCAAGGGCGGCCAGCACGTCAACACCACCGACTCCGCTGTACGCATCACGCACCTTCCGACGGGCCTCGTCGCAGGCTGCCAGAACGAACGCTCGCAGCACAAGAACAAAGAGAAAGCAATGAAGCTGCTCCGCTCACGCCTCTATGAATATGAGTTAGAAAAGAAGCGCGCCGTCTCGAAGAAGCTCGAAGACTCGAAGCTCGACATCAAGTTCGGCTCGCAGATTCGCAGCTACGTGCTCCAGCCCTACCGCATGGCAAAGGACCTGCGCACGCGCGTAGAAGTAGGCGACGTAGACCGCGTCCTCGACGGCGATCTCGAACCCTTCATCCGCGGCTACCTCAAGATGCGCCGCGAAGGAAATCTCCCGGCCGAGATGGCGGAAGAAGATCTCGCATAG
- the lnt gene encoding apolipoprotein N-acyltransferase, protein MAMRLIPSRLWALAVLSGILQVLPFPIAGPVPMLRTEICWIALLPLLAALVSENRQGNPLTLTQGAVLGYVCGIIWYLGNCYWIYQTMYLYGGLAKPIAAGILALFCLYLGLYHALFGTLLVTLRRKFGRQAALLLVPFVWITVELARARITGFPWDFLGITQIDNSFLTRLAPVTGTYGLSFVIAAVNALWLVRVRARDHKFIRPALTLSVAIIAIVFIAAVNRSRNLPSSPTTATATLVQENLGVGAESMGAQETKQQLLESFAHLSLYPSDQYFLGIPELSSTPAVVLLRRHSPINGVDADTPLPSPTDLIVWPESPAPFADYDPEFRAAISTLARTADAPIIVDNLGVTPNPSAPGGYDRFNSASFIAPNGDFVGRYDKMHLVPFGEYVPFKSIFSFAGDLLAEAGDLSHGTRRTVFRDGGHAYGTFICYESVFPNEVRQFVLEGADVLVNISDDGWYGDTSAPWQHLNMVRMRAIENHRWVLRATNTGVTAAINPYGRVTEAAPRHIRTSIQVHFGYENNLTFYTRYGDVFAYLCALITSLLFAASLWPKIQ, encoded by the coding sequence ATGGCGATGCGACTGATTCCATCGCGGCTCTGGGCGCTGGCCGTCCTTTCCGGCATCCTTCAGGTCTTACCCTTTCCCATCGCAGGCCCCGTGCCCATGTTGCGCACGGAGATATGCTGGATAGCGCTCCTGCCACTACTCGCCGCATTAGTAAGTGAGAACAGACAAGGCAATCCGCTTACTCTAACTCAAGGTGCTGTCCTCGGTTATGTATGCGGAATCATCTGGTATCTGGGCAACTGCTACTGGATTTACCAGACAATGTACCTATATGGGGGCCTGGCAAAGCCAATCGCGGCTGGCATTCTTGCACTCTTTTGTCTTTACCTGGGCCTATATCATGCCTTGTTTGGCACATTGCTCGTCACCCTTCGCCGCAAGTTTGGCCGTCAGGCTGCATTACTTCTCGTACCATTCGTCTGGATCACCGTAGAACTCGCGCGCGCACGTATTACCGGCTTCCCTTGGGACTTCCTCGGCATCACGCAGATAGATAATTCATTCCTGACACGACTTGCTCCGGTAACAGGTACATATGGACTATCTTTCGTGATCGCAGCAGTCAACGCACTCTGGCTCGTGCGTGTTCGCGCGCGTGATCATAAATTTATCCGCCCTGCACTTACTTTGTCTGTGGCTATTATTGCCATCGTGTTTATAGCAGCAGTGAACCGGTCTAGAAATCTTCCATCATCACCTACAACAGCCACGGCCACGCTAGTACAGGAAAATCTCGGCGTAGGCGCAGAAAGCATGGGTGCGCAAGAGACCAAGCAACAACTACTTGAGTCCTTCGCCCATCTAAGTCTCTACCCATCAGACCAATATTTCCTTGGCATCCCAGAACTATCTAGCACACCAGCAGTTGTCTTACTTAGAAGACACTCCCCTATCAACGGAGTCGACGCCGACACCCCACTTCCATCGCCGACTGACCTGATAGTCTGGCCCGAATCACCGGCTCCCTTTGCCGACTACGATCCGGAATTCCGCGCAGCAATATCGACGCTCGCGCGCACTGCGGACGCACCCATCATCGTCGATAACCTTGGAGTTACTCCCAACCCATCCGCTCCCGGAGGCTATGATCGCTTCAACTCCGCATCCTTTATCGCGCCCAACGGAGACTTCGTAGGCCGTTACGACAAGATGCACTTAGTCCCCTTTGGCGAATATGTGCCCTTTAAATCCATCTTCTCCTTCGCCGGAGATCTCCTCGCCGAAGCAGGCGATCTCTCACACGGTACCCGTCGCACCGTCTTCCGCGACGGAGGCCACGCCTATGGAACCTTTATCTGTTATGAGTCCGTCTTTCCCAATGAAGTCCGCCAATTCGTCCTCGAAGGTGCCGACGTCCTCGTCAACATCTCCGACGACGGATGGTACGGAGACACCAGCGCCCCTTGGCAACACCTGAATATGGTGCGCATGCGCGCTATCGAAAACCATCGTTGGGTCCTTCGTGCAACGAACACTGGTGTAACGGCAGCCATCAACCCATACGGACGAGTCACCGAAGCAGCTCCACGTCATATCCGCACCAGCATCCAGGTGCACTTCGGCTACGAAAACAACCTAACCTTCTACACGCGTTACGGGGATGTCTTCGCGTACCTCTGCGCATTAATCACATCGTTACTTTTTGCCGCAAGCCTATGGCCAAAGATCCAGTAA
- a CDS encoding class I SAM-dependent methyltransferase, which translates to MRHLFGSSDSGTHKASDESRHPRHSSGWKELLKHLRSQESLRVLDIGPTSSTNINYITSLGHSIYMANVVEEAAKPEWLTPGAGDEPPTFNVEKFLESNLNFSGRMFDVVILWDTADYLPEPLIAPVFSRIHEVLQPGGLMLAFFHATGASDTAFCRYHLTDTEVVEIQRAGNYPLLNSYSNRAIENLLRDFASYRFFLAKDSLREVIVTR; encoded by the coding sequence ATGCGCCATCTTTTCGGCAGCAGCGACTCAGGCACGCACAAAGCATCAGACGAGAGCAGGCATCCACGCCACTCCAGCGGGTGGAAAGAGCTGCTGAAGCATCTGCGTTCGCAGGAGTCGCTGCGTGTGCTTGACATCGGGCCAACCTCGTCGACCAATATCAACTACATCACCAGCCTCGGCCACAGCATCTATATGGCAAACGTCGTGGAAGAAGCGGCGAAGCCCGAGTGGCTCACACCAGGCGCCGGAGACGAACCGCCCACCTTTAACGTCGAGAAGTTTCTCGAGAGCAACCTCAACTTCTCCGGCCGCATGTTCGACGTAGTCATCCTGTGGGACACGGCAGACTATCTGCCTGAGCCGCTGATCGCCCCCGTCTTTTCGCGCATTCACGAAGTGCTGCAGCCAGGCGGCCTGATGCTTGCCTTCTTTCACGCCACCGGCGCATCAGACACGGCCTTCTGCCGCTACCACCTCACCGACACCGAGGTGGTAGAGATACAGCGGGCAGGGAACTACCCGCTGCTGAACTCCTACAGCAACCGCGCGATCGAAAACCTGCTGCGCGACTTCGCAAGCTATCGCTTCTTTCTTGCAAAAGACAGCCTGCGTGAAGTCATCGTCACGCGCTGA
- a CDS encoding bactofilin family protein: protein MKAAEGSTVIGKAVVIRGDLSGSEDLYMDGDIEGTVTLSESRLTIGPNARVHADVRARDVVVLGRLTGNITATGRVDLRESAVVAGDVIANRLAIEETVTFKGRVELKGNPEAPAASAPAPEASAKTPLFTQPGA from the coding sequence ATGAAGGCAGCAGAAGGTTCCACCGTTATCGGCAAAGCCGTGGTTATCCGTGGCGATCTCTCCGGCAGTGAAGACCTCTACATGGACGGAGACATTGAAGGCACCGTCACGCTCTCCGAGAGCCGGCTCACCATCGGCCCCAATGCACGCGTTCACGCAGACGTTCGCGCCCGCGACGTCGTCGTCCTTGGCCGCCTCACCGGCAACATCACCGCGACCGGCCGCGTCGATCTGCGCGAGTCGGCAGTCGTGGCCGGTGACGTCATCGCCAATCGGCTCGCCATCGAGGAGACCGTTACGTTCAAAGGCCGGGTCGAGTTGAAGGGAAATCCAGAGGCTCCGGCAGCATCGGCGCCGGCACCCGAGGCATCGGCCAAGACACCGCTCTTCACCCAGCCCGGGGCATAG
- the menC gene encoding o-succinylbenzoate synthase, whose protein sequence is MLNIDAIHLREINMPLAHPFETSFGMTTGRRILLVELESDGLTAWGECVAGEHPYFSDEMIDTAWIITETELAPRLLEADLIGGGSCPEVFKQVRGHRMAKAALENAVWDLHAQVERVPLAELLGGTRQKIPCGVSIGIQTSKERLLDIIEAELAAGYQRIKLKCKPGWDNNIFEAVRDRWPNILLSCDANSAYRMRDFDHITTWENYDLLMIEQPLWYDDFYFHSMLQKRLATPICLDESIRNRRDALAAIDMESCRIVNIKVGRVGGFSEAIAVHNAAAERGIPVWCGGMLETGIGRSHNIALSSLPNFSLPGDVSASSRYWTQDIIEPAVTVSTKGEITVPTTPGRGFEVQKDRIEALTVRRQSLYAKARVTA, encoded by the coding sequence ATGCTCAACATCGATGCCATCCATCTGCGCGAGATCAACATGCCGCTCGCTCATCCCTTCGAGACCAGCTTTGGAATGACGACAGGCCGCCGCATCCTGCTGGTCGAGCTTGAGTCCGACGGCCTCACTGCGTGGGGAGAGTGCGTCGCGGGTGAGCACCCTTACTTCAGCGACGAGATGATCGACACCGCCTGGATCATTACCGAGACCGAGCTGGCGCCGCGTCTGCTCGAAGCCGACCTCATCGGAGGAGGCAGTTGCCCGGAGGTCTTCAAGCAGGTGCGCGGCCATCGCATGGCCAAGGCAGCTCTCGAAAACGCCGTGTGGGACCTCCATGCCCAGGTAGAGCGCGTCCCTCTCGCGGAGCTGCTCGGCGGTACGCGCCAGAAGATCCCCTGCGGCGTCTCCATCGGCATCCAGACATCCAAAGAAAGGCTGCTCGACATCATTGAAGCCGAGCTCGCCGCCGGCTATCAGCGCATCAAGCTGAAGTGCAAGCCAGGCTGGGACAACAACATCTTCGAAGCTGTACGCGACCGCTGGCCCAACATCCTGCTCAGTTGCGACGCAAACTCGGCATACCGCATGCGCGACTTCGACCACATCACCACATGGGAGAATTACGATCTGTTGATGATTGAGCAGCCGCTCTGGTACGACGATTTCTACTTCCATTCGATGTTGCAGAAGCGTCTCGCCACGCCAATCTGTCTCGACGAATCCATTCGCAATCGCCGCGACGCCCTCGCAGCCATCGACATGGAGTCCTGCCGCATCGTCAACATCAAGGTAGGCCGCGTCGGCGGGTTCAGCGAAGCCATTGCCGTGCATAACGCCGCCGCCGAGCGTGGCATTCCAGTCTGGTGCGGAGGCATGCTAGAAACCGGCATCGGCCGCTCGCACAATATCGCACTCTCATCGTTGCCGAACTTCTCCCTTCCCGGCGACGTCTCCGCCTCCAGTCGTTACTGGACGCAGGACATCATCGAGCCTGCTGTCACCGTCAGCACAAAGGGCGAGATCACCGTCCCCACCACACCAGGCCGCGGCTTCGAAGTGCAGAAAGACCGCATCGAAGCCCTCACAGTCCGCCGCCAAAGCCTCTACGCCAAAGCCCGCGTCACGGCCTAG
- a CDS encoding GNAT family N-acetyltransferase translates to MTRQSSIDIRPLSTLEQFERCVVLQLEVWGYSDGDLIPRRVFLVAQKIGGQVLGAFDGETVVGFAMSLPGYRDGRSYLHSHMLAVLPQYRNHGLGRSLKLAQRNDAIARGFDLMEWTFDPLEIKNAHLNIARLGAIVRRYQPDFYGPSSSPLQGGLPTDRLYAEWWLNSPRVRSVLAGEQPQLNITERVTVPHAIYQWKQDPGQRSLAHELQARNREALQSAFHRGLAVVGYERDPDGNGTFLLGPWNEESAR, encoded by the coding sequence ATGACCAGGCAATCCAGCATCGACATCCGCCCGCTCAGCACGCTCGAACAATTCGAGCGCTGCGTCGTCCTGCAGCTCGAGGTCTGGGGATACAGCGACGGCGACCTCATCCCGCGCCGCGTCTTCCTCGTAGCGCAAAAGATCGGCGGCCAGGTGCTCGGCGCCTTCGACGGAGAAACGGTCGTAGGCTTTGCCATGTCGCTGCCCGGCTACCGCGATGGCCGCTCCTACCTGCACTCGCACATGCTCGCCGTCCTGCCGCAGTACCGCAACCACGGCCTCGGCCGCAGTCTCAAGCTGGCCCAGCGCAACGACGCCATCGCCCGCGGCTTTGACCTCATGGAATGGACATTCGATCCCCTTGAGATTAAGAACGCCCATCTGAATATCGCCCGCCTGGGCGCGATTGTCCGCCGCTATCAGCCTGATTTCTATGGCCCTTCGTCTTCCCCATTGCAGGGAGGCCTGCCGACGGATAGGCTATACGCGGAGTGGTGGTTGAACTCCCCGCGTGTCCGAAGCGTCCTTGCCGGGGAGCAGCCACAGCTCAACATCACCGAACGTGTCACCGTCCCGCATGCCATCTACCAGTGGAAGCAGGACCCCGGGCAGCGAAGCCTGGCGCACGAGCTGCAAGCCCGTAACCGGGAGGCATTGCAGTCGGCATTCCACCGCGGCCTCGCCGTCGTGGGCTATGAACGCGATCCAGACGGCAACGGTACATTCCTGCTGGGGCCGTGGAACGAAGAATCCGCCAGATGA